A region from the bacterium genome encodes:
- a CDS encoding carboxypeptidase regulatory-like domain-containing protein produces the protein MIRTTARFTLSLLTLLACAGFCLAASETSPYLHVSSMAPEFTEIRWEDPEFNVASEMIDGERLSAVDIPGERILFREGYPALPHVTRIYRIPNTGSVELVINGAEYRLQDDFLPVPARREEHSGWGRPEKSADVYAVNDWYPRDIAEVSPPAIFRDFRIVTVTLYPVQVNPVTRQARFYDNISVDLVANETPGINEIHRVRRPSGRWAPMYDAFIENLDETALDDVDYNPGSYAIICKDNSTVLQWADSLRQWRQRMGFTVTIEARNNWSSSTILSYLQTAYDTWDPPLEFAVLMGDADGTYSIPVSPNNRYDHGYADLEGNDDFEEISVGRLSYSQSNHFPLINNKIMAYERTPYMDDTGWFTRAFLYAGTNNNVSSNEILMLWAADMYRNYTGISNPQVSTHPGNVSNSLIGERLTEGVGYFLWRGTVVGEMNNSAATSMTSSPKLPIVLTITCGSGDYNQGEALNEAWLLAGSPTAPKGGICGIGTATFNTHVPFNNTVAGGLAYAITNLGIRHIGTALSAAKVELLRAFPGDGTGAMFAHWNNLMGDPGISMWTDIPVVMDVTYPTTVNVGARRVRPQVVDDATGEPIAEALVVLIKNGETFVKGFTDEGGFVDLPVTVNTPGTMTLTVSKRNHKPFLADISCVNANEMVTVFSYTVDDDNNGGTSGNDNDQFNPGETIDLSVTLRNFGTSITSNNVNATVTCDNPDVTILQATSAFPPIAPDAQATGTTPFRIQLAPTMLHNETAKLTFEVTSSTGTAFSTVELTIRAGSCVYVSSQVTGGNNNNRLDPGETANLRITVRNEGGLAMDNVSATLISQYSLLSINDGTGSFGNIAVNGTATSGATDFVVRANSVGYPGSIGNLMLVMETPGGFVDSVAFALPIGLATAADPTGPDPFGYLAYDDIDDEYEFHREFNWTDISTIGTRLTHASADPGEQQPNGQTNSDVVELPFDFMFYGETYDSLTICSNGWAAFGDQDHLDMFRNYPIPGQQAPEAMLAPFWDDLKTNGPNDGVYYYYDEANDRVIIEWNAVGAFSQGTNLDFQLILLDPTVYPTNDGNGIIIFQYDNAQSIQQDTWEEQTGETVGIQAPRALIGLQYRHSGSNAPGANGIGNDRAVVITTEKRFATGIITGHVSDLATGDPIEGVLISLDGEEDVATTDVQGNYTMIDVEIGTYTVRATRWGYNQGVTADFVVEMDSTETATFSLTHPEIDLSTDALNVNLPGDPTEQSFNIDNDGNGPLDFRISLEYQALNGERGNWSTIAQQSVTGETGDGQILGCAFDGDHWVVSGGAGPSGPNYLYYYNLTGDLVFTAEQPTTTQFGFYDLAFDGEYIYGSTDGLQELQGVDASGAIRTTVPCHQVSPARCIAYDPALDQFWVADYSTPVFCIDREGNEIHRFNNNLDKTGLAWYPDDPDGYKLYVFHWNTQGTGGTLVSKIHPTSGAILAVTSITDVNGDRAGGCDISSTWNSMLTVFGGIFQNSQGDRLEMRQMKFDTDWIGVTPLISSVLPQSSRDISVSIDPANLRDLTYHVNIIVSNNSLDSSVVLPLTLARFLVAEEPAPQIPAQFAVHQNYPNPFNPSTQIRFDLSEAGLTTMKIFNVLGQEVAAPLREARLNVGQHLVDVDMTGFPSGVYLYRVESGSFVETRKMVLMK, from the coding sequence ATGATCCGCACCACGGCACGGTTTACTTTGAGCCTTTTGACTCTGCTCGCTTGCGCCGGTTTTTGCCTCGCGGCATCAGAAACCTCGCCCTACTTGCACGTCTCAAGTATGGCTCCCGAATTCACGGAGATTCGCTGGGAGGATCCGGAATTCAATGTCGCGTCGGAGATGATTGACGGCGAACGACTTTCCGCCGTCGATATCCCCGGTGAACGCATTCTCTTTCGCGAAGGATATCCTGCCTTGCCTCACGTGACGCGCATCTACCGTATCCCAAACACCGGATCTGTTGAGTTGGTCATCAACGGTGCAGAGTATCGGCTCCAGGACGATTTCCTTCCCGTTCCCGCTCGTCGTGAAGAACATTCAGGGTGGGGACGTCCCGAAAAATCCGCCGACGTGTACGCAGTGAACGACTGGTATCCGCGCGACATCGCCGAAGTCAGCCCGCCGGCAATTTTCCGCGACTTTCGCATCGTTACCGTCACCCTTTACCCCGTGCAGGTGAATCCGGTGACGCGGCAAGCGCGCTTCTATGACAACATCAGCGTGGACCTGGTCGCCAACGAGACTCCTGGAATCAACGAGATTCATCGCGTCCGCCGTCCCAGTGGCCGTTGGGCGCCCATGTACGATGCATTCATCGAGAACCTCGATGAAACGGCTCTCGATGACGTGGATTACAATCCCGGCAGCTATGCCATTATTTGCAAGGACAACTCAACCGTCTTGCAGTGGGCTGATTCGCTCAGGCAATGGCGCCAGAGAATGGGATTCACGGTCACTATTGAAGCCCGCAACAACTGGTCAAGCTCGACCATCTTAAGTTATCTGCAAACCGCTTACGATACCTGGGACCCGCCGCTTGAATTCGCGGTTCTGATGGGCGATGCGGATGGTACGTATTCGATTCCTGTCAGCCCTAATAACCGCTATGACCACGGTTATGCCGACCTTGAAGGCAATGACGATTTCGAGGAAATTAGCGTCGGCCGACTGTCCTATTCGCAGTCGAACCACTTCCCGCTGATTAACAACAAGATTATGGCCTACGAGCGCACGCCCTACATGGACGACACAGGCTGGTTTACGCGCGCGTTCCTGTACGCCGGCACGAACAACAACGTCAGCTCCAATGAGATTCTGATGCTTTGGGCTGCCGATATGTACCGAAACTACACCGGTATTTCAAATCCGCAAGTTTCTACTCACCCCGGCAATGTCAGCAATTCGCTCATCGGCGAGCGCTTGACCGAAGGTGTCGGCTATTTCCTCTGGCGGGGTACAGTGGTCGGCGAAATGAACAATTCTGCCGCTACGTCGATGACTTCGTCACCGAAACTTCCCATTGTGCTCACCATAACCTGCGGCTCCGGTGATTACAATCAGGGCGAAGCGCTAAATGAAGCTTGGCTCCTTGCAGGAAGTCCGACCGCTCCCAAAGGCGGCATTTGCGGCATTGGTACCGCCACGTTTAATACGCACGTTCCCTTCAATAATACCGTTGCCGGAGGTTTGGCGTATGCCATCACTAACCTCGGTATCCGTCATATTGGAACGGCTCTGTCCGCTGCGAAAGTCGAATTGTTGCGCGCATTCCCGGGCGACGGCACAGGAGCCATGTTCGCTCACTGGAATAACTTGATGGGTGATCCCGGAATTTCCATGTGGACGGATATCCCCGTTGTCATGGATGTCACCTATCCGACGACCGTGAATGTCGGCGCGCGCCGTGTCCGTCCGCAAGTCGTGGATGACGCCACCGGTGAACCTATTGCCGAAGCGCTTGTCGTCTTGATCAAGAACGGTGAAACGTTTGTCAAGGGCTTTACCGATGAAGGCGGATTTGTTGACCTGCCTGTGACGGTGAATACCCCCGGCACGATGACCCTTACGGTGTCTAAGCGGAACCACAAGCCGTTCCTCGCCGACATAAGCTGCGTCAATGCCAATGAAATGGTTACTGTGTTCTCGTACACAGTGGACGATGATAACAACGGCGGCACGTCCGGAAACGACAACGACCAGTTTAATCCCGGCGAAACGATAGACCTGTCCGTGACTTTGCGCAACTTCGGCACATCAATTACGTCGAATAACGTCAATGCCACGGTCACCTGTGACAATCCTGATGTCACGATTCTTCAAGCGACATCGGCGTTTCCGCCCATTGCACCCGATGCTCAGGCTACGGGTACGACGCCCTTCAGGATTCAGCTCGCACCAACAATGTTGCACAATGAAACTGCGAAGCTGACATTTGAAGTAACCTCCTCCACAGGCACTGCCTTCAGCACGGTCGAATTGACTATCCGTGCCGGAAGCTGTGTCTATGTCTCTTCACAGGTTACGGGAGGCAACAACAATAATCGTCTCGATCCCGGTGAAACGGCCAACCTCCGTATTACCGTCCGGAACGAAGGCGGACTTGCCATGGACAATGTGAGTGCCACGCTCATTTCGCAATATAGCCTGCTGTCAATAAACGACGGCACTGGCTCCTTTGGCAATATCGCCGTTAACGGCACCGCCACGAGCGGCGCGACGGATTTCGTCGTGCGCGCCAACAGCGTCGGCTATCCCGGCAGCATCGGTAATCTGATGCTCGTTATGGAAACTCCGGGCGGCTTCGTTGACTCCGTCGCCTTTGCGCTCCCGATTGGCTTAGCCACGGCCGCCGACCCGACAGGTCCGGACCCCTTCGGCTACCTTGCCTATGACGACATTGACGACGAATACGAATTCCATCGCGAGTTCAATTGGACTGACATTTCCACCATTGGTACCCGTTTAACGCACGCAAGTGCCGACCCCGGCGAACAGCAGCCTAACGGCCAGACAAACAGCGATGTCGTCGAACTCCCCTTTGATTTCATGTTCTACGGCGAAACCTACGACTCGCTCACCATCTGCTCCAACGGTTGGGCTGCCTTCGGCGATCAGGATCATCTCGACATGTTCCGCAACTATCCCATCCCCGGTCAGCAGGCTCCCGAAGCCATGCTCGCGCCCTTCTGGGATGACTTGAAAACCAATGGCCCCAATGACGGTGTCTACTACTACTACGACGAAGCCAATGACCGCGTCATCATCGAGTGGAATGCCGTCGGCGCGTTTTCACAGGGCACCAATCTCGATTTCCAACTGATTCTGCTTGACCCGACCGTCTATCCCACCAACGACGGCAACGGCATCATCATCTTCCAGTATGATAATGCGCAGTCCATTCAGCAGGATACATGGGAAGAGCAGACCGGCGAAACCGTCGGTATTCAGGCTCCCCGCGCACTCATCGGCTTGCAGTATCGTCACAGCGGCAGCAATGCCCCCGGCGCGAATGGTATCGGTAACGACCGCGCGGTTGTGATAACCACCGAAAAGCGTTTTGCCACCGGCATTATCACAGGGCATGTCTCCGACTTGGCCACGGGTGATCCCATCGAAGGTGTGCTGATTTCTCTCGATGGGGAGGAGGATGTCGCAACAACGGACGTGCAGGGCAATTACACGATGATTGATGTGGAAATCGGCACCTACACTGTGCGTGCCACTCGCTGGGGCTACAATCAGGGCGTCACCGCGGATTTCGTGGTCGAAATGGACAGCACTGAAACTGCCACCTTCAGCCTTACGCATCCTGAAATTGATCTCTCGACCGACGCCCTGAATGTCAATCTTCCCGGCGATCCGACAGAACAATCTTTCAACATTGACAACGACGGCAACGGCCCGCTCGATTTCCGCATCAGCCTGGAGTATCAGGCTCTGAACGGCGAGCGCGGCAACTGGTCTACCATCGCGCAGCAAAGCGTCACCGGCGAAACAGGAGACGGTCAAATTCTCGGCTGTGCCTTTGACGGCGACCATTGGGTAGTCAGCGGCGGCGCAGGTCCCTCCGGTCCCAACTATCTCTACTACTACAATCTGACCGGCGACCTCGTCTTTACCGCGGAGCAGCCCACCACCACGCAGTTCGGCTTCTACGATCTGGCCTTTGACGGCGAATACATCTACGGCAGCACCGACGGCTTGCAGGAGTTGCAGGGTGTGGATGCTTCAGGTGCCATTCGCACTACGGTTCCCTGTCATCAGGTCAGCCCCGCGCGCTGTATCGCCTATGACCCCGCTCTTGATCAATTCTGGGTTGCCGACTACAGTACTCCGGTCTTCTGCATTGACCGCGAAGGCAACGAGATTCATCGCTTCAACAACAATCTTGACAAGACCGGTCTCGCGTGGTATCCCGATGATCCCGACGGCTACAAACTCTACGTGTTCCACTGGAACACGCAGGGCACCGGCGGCACGCTTGTCAGCAAGATTCACCCGACCTCCGGCGCCATTCTCGCCGTGACCTCCATCACCGATGTGAACGGTGATCGTGCGGGCGGATGTGATATCAGCTCGACGTGGAACAGCATGCTGACCGTCTTCGGCGGCATCTTCCAGAACTCGCAGGGTGACCGTCTCGAGATGCGCCAGATGAAATTCGACACCGATTGGATTGGCGTTACTCCGCTTATTTCGTCCGTGCTGCCCCAAAGCTCGCGTGACATCTCAGTCTCGATTGACCCTGCGAATTTGCGCGACTTGACCTATCATGTCAATATCA